DNA from Leptospira terpstrae serovar Hualin str. LT 11-33 = ATCC 700639:
CAAGATTCTAATCGGAACTTATCATTTGATGTGAAAAGATATCTTGGGAAAGGATGGTAGGTGATCAGTTCCTTAGTTTTCTTTTCCGAGCCATCTGATTTTTGAAAATTTAGAACTGCAAGTGCTTTTTCTAGGTGGAGTTCTCTTGGATTTCCATCATCACTCAATCGACCATAATCGTAAACTCTATAGGTTGAATCAGAAGATTGTTGTACTTCTAAAAGTAAAACTCCTCCACCTATCGCGTGGATTGTACCTGGATTTAATAAAAAAACATCACCAGATTTTACCTTCCATTTCCTAAGTATGTTTTCACCGAGGTTTTGTTTTACAAGAGTTTCGTATTCTTCTCGGTTTGTGTTGTAATCGAAACCAACAACGAGTTCAGCCCCTGGGTCTGCGTACAAAACGTACCAACATTCTTTTTTGCCATTGGATTTAGGGTCATACTTAAGAGCGTATTCATCATCGGGATGAACTTGTACGGAAAGTTTTTCTTTGGCATCAATTACCTTAACGAGCAAAGGTAATCCTGATTCTGAGAATGGTTTGCCTAAAACTTCCTCAGGAGATTTTCGTATAATTTCTGTTAAGGGAAGATTGTAAAATTCTGGATTTTTGATAGGGGATACATCGGATCCATAAACAGAAACTTCCCAAGATTCTCCAATGGAGCCTTCTGGAATTTGGCGACCGAGAGATGTTTCGAGTTTTCTACCTCCCCAAATTTTTTCCTTATAGAGGGGGGTTAAAAATAAAACTTTGGGAATCTTTTCCATCGATTTCCTTTTTAGACAGCACTCTTCACTCGTAAAGGGATATTTTTATGGACCAACAATTTCACCCGTAGGTATTTTTTCTTAAAATGGGTAAAGGAATCAGGTCGGAATTTGGATAGATCAAACTCAAAAACCTTTCCGTGAATGAGGGCAGACCTAGGGAATTCTACTTTTAGATTTCTGTAACCTTTGTAACTACCTCGGCCACTGCAAGCGGTGCAGTGAGGGTCACCACCCATACAATCGATACAAACTAATCTTACCGTAAGCGGGATGACTGCGATCACTGGTCGTATGATTTCTGATTCTTTCAGATCAATAATCAAATCATAATCGATTCCCGTAACCTTTCTTCTGTCTTTGTTGCGAAAACCTTTCCTCATTAGCCCACGTTTGGCGAGTTCTAGAATTCCAGTGGTGAACCTAACGCGTGATACTGGTAATACTACAGGATGTTCTTCTAGTTTACGTTTTAAAAATTCACGTGCATAATTTCTTTTGAATTCTTCATCATAAGATTTTCGCCCTTCCCCGGTTAGGGTTTGGTATGCAAAATATAGACTTTGGAATTTAGAATAGGAACCGGTGATGGGATTGTCTGGATGGAATTGTTTTACCAGATGACGGAAGGACGTTTTAATCTCTTCCGTCGTGGCACCAAAGGGAATCTCTAGGACTTCGTAAAGGTTTGTGGGTTGGCTCGGTGGTATGGTAAAACTCATTCCACCCGCGCCTAATTATGGTTCTTGGAAATCCCCGCTGACAGAAACTTCCATAACGGATTCAGAAACCATGCGAGTTTCTAAACTTCCTTTCGCTTGGATGTATCTGTCAATGGTTCTTGCCACTTCGCGGAGTCTGTCTCGGTATGCTGCTGCTAAACGGAGTCTTTCCCATGGGCTTTGGATTTTTTCTAACTCAAAACTCAATGTGTTATCATCTGCATTGGTTACTGTGCGAACAGAAAGAGTCAGTCCTTTCACTCCACCCGATGTATTATTTTTTAATTCACGGTAAGTTGTGACAGGGTCTTTGCCTTTTTCAGTGAGTGATTTTCTGGACCAAAAGGAGATTTCATCTAAAGAGAATCCGCCACCTTCCGCTCCGCCACCACCTTTCAATTTCATGACAAAACGACTGTGCATGACATAACGTGGTTCAAATGGAAGGTGGATTTCCCTTGCATTGGTCACTTGGCCATAACGACTATCTTTGATTTTCTTTTCGTAACTTAGGAATTTAACCTTTTCGTTGATCACTGCATGGTAATCATCTACTTCTTTACCAATTCGTTCGATCTTCTGTTGTTGTTTTGCGTTATAAGGGATAAGAGCAATGCTTCCATCCGGATTTAACTTTTTAGAATCTGCTTGGCTGACAGGTTCATTTTTTTCGTCGGCGGCAAAAAGGCCAACGGTGAGTAGAAAGGATAAAATTAGGACAAACGAGATACGCATACGAACTCCCAGGTAGTAGACTCTATATATATTTTCGACTTTTGAAATGAAATCATTAATTTGTTAAAAATAAGGTTGATAAAAAACGTAAAAACCCGACTCTAGCGGTAGGTCTCCCATGGAAATAAATCTAAAAAAAAATGCCGATGCCTATGTGATCAGCATTTCTGGAAGTTTAGACATTTACACTTCCCTGGATTTTAAAAACTTCCTGGAAACCAATGTTCCTAGCCAACCCACAGAAAATCTGCATGTCATCATCAATTTAGAGAAACTCAACTACATTGACTCCTCTGGAATTGGAATGCTCATCAAACAGCTGAATTATGTCCAAGAACTTAAGGGAAAGTTCTCCATTGCCAATATGAAACCAGCGATTGAGAAAGTTTTCAAAGTGGCCGGACTTACAAGTTACTTCCAAACCATTGGCGAAGACGAATACCGCGAAAAATACGCAGTATAATCAATCTTTCGCATCTAATCGATTTTCTAATACAAAAGCATCCCAAACTCCCCAAAATCGACCGAGCGAGTTGTTACTTGGCACAAGGTCGACATAAATCTTGCCATCAGGGTATTCTGACGGTTCGAGAGGGATTTCTACCGGATTGGAGAAACTTTGGTTTTTGTCTGTATACACTGAAAGTTTGGGCCTTCCATTCACAAGAATGTTCAATTTTCTCGGTTTGAATTTGGAACCTTTCAAGGGGCGGTAACGAGTTAGGTCCAGATAAAGGTAAACAGTCGATTTGGAGATTATGGTTTTTTCTAAAAGAAACTGAAGCCCTGTTTCAGGTACCATTCGGCAAATATAGTCTTGGAGGCCGAGGTGTGACGCATCTGGTTCCAATTCATAGGATTGGTAAATCGCCCAAGTTTTCAGTTCTGGGAATGTGGAAATGTCCTCTGGCAGTAATCCTTCTTCCAAGCCAAATTCCTGTTTAGGAATGGTCGTGTCTTTTGCGATCACCGAAACAAAGCATGATAAAAAGATTGCCGTTAGGAGAAGGATTCGTAGTTTCAATGGAAGCACCTAGTACAAGTATCGGATTACGAGACAAGTCCCCCTTTGAAAATTATTCGCTCTTTAGAATCGATCCAAAACGAGTTTCAAACCGGCTCATCCTTGACACTCGGTAATTTTGATGGAATCCACGTGGGCCACCAGACTCTACTTTTGCGAACTGTCGAAAAAGCAAAGGAATTGGATCTTCCTTCTGTTGTTGTGACATACTACCCAAACCCTTCAGTGGTTCTTGGCAAAAAACCAAATTTCAAATACCTATCTTCCGAAAGAGAAAAAGAAGAACTCATTCGTGGGTTTGGAATCGACTACTTAGTAGTTTTAGATTTTACATTAGAACTTTCTAAAATGTCTGCTGAAGATTTTTTAGAGAAAATTATGATTAAAACTTTAAATTCAAAACATATTGTTATAGGTTATAATCATTTTTTCGGAGCAGAACGTCGCGGTGACTTTAATCTTCTAAATTCCAATAAAACTACCTATGGTTATGCGGTAGAATTAAAGGAAGCCGTATTAAAAAAGGAAAGTAAAATCTCTTCTTCTTTAATTCGTGGATTTTTGGAAAAAGGAGAAATGGAAGAAGCAAAAATTCTTTTAGGTAGAAATTACCATATCACTGGCTTAGTTTTTGAAGGAGCAAAAAGAGGACGTACCATTGGATTTCCTACTGCAAATATTAAAGTACCCGAGGATAAACTTTTACCAGCTATAGGTGTTTACGCTTGTTTTGCAAAGTTTGGTGGCAAAGACCACAAAGGAATGGTAAACATCGGACACAATCCAACCTTTGATGGATTAGGACTTCATGTGGAAGTGAATGTTTTTGATTTTGACGGAGATTTATATGGAAAAGAAATCGAGTTGGAAATTGTTCACAAAATTCGTGATGAAAAAAAGTTTAGCGGTTTGGATGAGCTGAAAAACCAACTAACAAAAGATAAAGAAGAGAGCATTCACATTTTAAATTTTGACTAAATGGTATAATTTCCCTTTTCTTTTGATTTTTCCTATAATTTGTCCGTTTGTAGAATCTTTTTCTAATAATCCATCCAAAGATATTTTGGAAATCGCCCAATCTTCTTTTAGTTCATCAAAATAAAATCCGTGGTCTTTTTTGGAATTGTCTTTCATTAGTAGTACATTTTTTTCTTTTTTCTCACCTTCTTCCATCAATACAAATCCTGGCCCAGGAAACAAGGGAACTAACTTATCTTTGATTCGTAATTGTTTTTTGAATGCAGGAATGTTCCTTAGGATTCGGTAACTTTTTTTAGGAATTAAAAAATTCACACCTTCTAACACATAACATATAAAAACCAACTTACCGCTCAGTTTTTGTGATGTGGGAGATGTGTTTGGTTTTTTTTCTGTAAGACGATTCGCAATGCGAGTAATTCTGTTTTTTAAGGCAGAATCTAAAAACTCAATTTTATCCTCTGATTTGATTTTTTCTAAGATATGGAAAAGAGTATCGAACTCTTTTTGTTTGTATTCATTTTTGATTTTGAACTTATGAATTTCAGTATTTAGGCGTTTACTTCTTTGTAAAAAGTAAGGTGATTCATTTGTTTCTGAAATTTTAATCAGTTGCTCTGATAATTCAATTATGTTTTCGATCCGTTCTTTTGATTCTCTATCTAGTTCTTCCAGACGAATCAAATCATTTTCTAACTTGACTTTGGTCTGAAAGAACTCTTCTGCCCCCAATTCTTTTTTGGTTGGTTTCATGTCGATTTTTAGTTTGCAAACTTACGTTTTTTAATCGAAAGGATAATTCCAACAGCAGTCATTGCCATTACTAAATGGGATCCACCGTAACTCATAAATGTAAGTGGAACGCCTGTTACAGGAAGCAGTCCAATGACAATTCCCACATTAATAGCAATATGGAAAAATATCATTGCTACAATTCCTGCTGCAAGTAGGGATCCAAACCTGTCTTTACTTTCAAAACTAATTTGTAGTCCTCGCAGTGGTATTGACATTAAAAAGAAAAGAAGTAACACACTTCCAAAAAAACCAGTTTGTTCTGCCCAAGAAGCAAAGATAAAGTCTGTTCCCGATTCGGGAACATGGGGGATTCGCCCTTCTGTCATTTCTCCATGAAAGAGTCCTTTTCCAAAAACCTTTCCAGAACCAACTGCTGGTTTCGATGCTCGAAGTTGGTAACCAGCACCTTGTTTGAATTGATCAGGATTTAGGAAGGCTGTAAGACGAATGACTTGGTTTTCACGGAAAGGAATGGATTTGTGAACGGCAATTGCCGAGAGAATGGAAAGTCCCAATATTCCAATTGTGATATAATAGTTTCTGAGATTTTTAGAACCACGGGCAATGCGGATAAAAATCATCACCAAACTAATGAGTGCCAATGTTCCACCGAGACCAAACATAAATGCTTCATTGGATAAAATTTTAAAACCCAAACTCGCATATTCATCTTTTACTATGTCAGCAGCTTCTCTAATCATTTGTAGATTTTTTGGATTTTCAATGCCAGGTAAGGTCAGACCGGAAACTTTTTTACCATCCAGGATTAGCCAAATTTTACCTTGGAGTTGGTTTACTATTGATACAAGTTCAGTTTTGTTATCTTTGCGAAGTAAATCAATGAGTGGTTGAACTAAAGTTAATTGAGAGTAAGCAAGATACATGGGAACCATGAGAGAAATTCCACCAAATGTGAGTAGGGATCCAATATGCAAAATATCAGCACCACCTAAATACAACATGGTGAATAACATTGGTAAAAATGAAACTGCAGTTCCAAAATCCGGTTGTAAGATAATGAAAAGCATAGGAACCAAACAGATGATAAATGGAATGATAAGCACTGTTATTTTGTGCATTTCTTTTTCTTTTAATACTAAATACTGGCCAAGTAGAATTACTGTAGCCAATTTAGAAAACTCTGATGCTTGGAGAGTGATTGGTCCTAGTTTTAGCCAAGAACGTGCTCCACGTCCCGAAGGTAAGTATCCAATTCCAGGAATTAGAGTGAGTATGAGTAAAACAATAGAAAAGATATAAATAAATAGTGCATAAGAACCTATCAACTGATAGTTGATTCTAGACATAAACCACATCGAAATAAGGCCAACAAAAACAAATGTAAATTGTTTGTACCAGCGACCTAGTCCATCAGCAGTATTGGCTTCTTGAGTGTATAAAGTTAGTACTCCTGCCATTGCCACGAGGACTACGGAGAATATGAGAAAAAAATCGAGTTTTTCTGTATTGCGATCAGCCATTAAAATGCCTCTTGTTCTACTGGTGCTTCTTCTTCCATGGTTTTCGCACGCGATCTATCAGTTCTTGGGAATGATCCTGGTGGGAAAGCAGCTTTAAATACTTCACGAGCTGCAGGAGCAGCGGATGCTGCACCTCCTACACCAAATTCAACGAAAGCAGCAACTAATATCTGTTTTTCGGGTGGTGCGTTCACAGGTGCATATCCAATAAACCAAGCGTGGTTTGACGAAGATGCTCCTCTGCGTCTAGTTTGTGCGGTTCCCGTTTTACCTGCAATTTCAGGAAGAGTAGGTGAGTTGAGAACGCCAGAGGCTGTTCCTGAATATCCCACTAAATACAATCCTTCTTTGAGAGCTTCTACGGTAGATCGTTTGAGTGGAATGTCTCGGAGAATTGTTGGTTCCGTTTTCTGTATGAGAGAGTTGTCAAGAGGGCTTCTTATTTCTGAAACAATATAAGGTTTGTAAATTTTACCATTGTTGACAACGGCCATATAAAATAATGCCATCTCAATGGGAGTGGTTGAAATAAATCCTTGGCCAATGGAAAGGTTTACTGTATCTCCATCAAACCATTTGTTCCCATAAGTTCTTTTTTTCCAATCGGAACTTGGTATGAAACCTGTTGCTTCTCCCGGAAGA
Protein-coding regions in this window:
- a CDS encoding type I phosphomannose isomerase catalytic subunit, giving the protein MEKIPKVLFLTPLYKEKIWGGRKLETSLGRQIPEGSIGESWEVSVYGSDVSPIKNPEFYNLPLTEIIRKSPEEVLGKPFSESGLPLLVKVIDAKEKLSVQVHPDDEYALKYDPKSNGKKECWYVLYADPGAELVVGFDYNTNREEYETLVKQNLGENILRKWKVKSGDVFLLNPGTIHAIGGGVLLLEVQQSSDSTYRVYDYGRLSDDGNPRELHLEKALAVLNFQKSDGSEKKTKELITYHPFPRYLFTSNDKFRLESWEFYQAQNFNFSQLGDPVTFGIFYTISGSIYFPELQKSVGPNETFMITATGFAETISAFAETGTKLAFMSAGSDSVKYQ
- a CDS encoding J domain-containing protein, encoding MSFTIPPSQPTNLYEVLEIPFGATTEEIKTSFRHLVKQFHPDNPITGSYSKFQSLYFAYQTLTGEGRKSYDEEFKRNYAREFLKRKLEEHPVVLPVSRVRFTTGILELAKRGLMRKGFRNKDRRKVTGIDYDLIIDLKESEIIRPVIAVIPLTVRLVCIDCMGGDPHCTACSGRGSYKGYRNLKVEFPRSALIHGKVFEFDLSKFRPDSFTHFKKKYLRVKLLVHKNIPLRVKSAV
- a CDS encoding LIC_12936 family protein is translated as MRISFVLILSFLLTVGLFAADEKNEPVSQADSKKLNPDGSIALIPYNAKQQQKIERIGKEVDDYHAVINEKVKFLSYEKKIKDSRYGQVTNAREIHLPFEPRYVMHSRFVMKLKGGGGAEGGGFSLDEISFWSRKSLTEKGKDPVTTYRELKNNTSGGVKGLTLSVRTVTNADDNTLSFELEKIQSPWERLRLAAAYRDRLREVARTIDRYIQAKGSLETRMVSESVMEVSVSGDFQEP
- a CDS encoding STAS domain-containing protein, with the translated sequence MEINLKKNADAYVISISGSLDIYTSLDFKNFLETNVPSQPTENLHVIINLEKLNYIDSSGIGMLIKQLNYVQELKGKFSIANMKPAIEKVFKVAGLTSYFQTIGEDEYREKYAV
- a CDS encoding LIC10729 family protein; translated protein: MLPLKLRILLLTAIFLSCFVSVIAKDTTIPKQEFGLEEGLLPEDISTFPELKTWAIYQSYELEPDASHLGLQDYICRMVPETGLQFLLEKTIISKSTVYLYLDLTRYRPLKGSKFKPRKLNILVNGRPKLSVYTDKNQSFSNPVEIPLEPSEYPDGKIYVDLVPSNNSLGRFWGVWDAFVLENRLDAKD
- a CDS encoding bifunctional riboflavin kinase/FAD synthetase yields the protein MKIIRSLESIQNEFQTGSSLTLGNFDGIHVGHQTLLLRTVEKAKELDLPSVVVTYYPNPSVVLGKKPNFKYLSSEREKEELIRGFGIDYLVVLDFTLELSKMSAEDFLEKIMIKTLNSKHIVIGYNHFFGAERRGDFNLLNSNKTTYGYAVELKEAVLKKESKISSSLIRGFLEKGEMEEAKILLGRNYHITGLVFEGAKRGRTIGFPTANIKVPEDKLLPAIGVYACFAKFGGKDHKGMVNIGHNPTFDGLGLHVEVNVFDFDGDLYGKEIELEIVHKIRDEKKFSGLDELKNQLTKDKEESIHILNFD
- the rodA gene encoding rod shape-determining protein RodA; the protein is MADRNTEKLDFFLIFSVVLVAMAGVLTLYTQEANTADGLGRWYKQFTFVFVGLISMWFMSRINYQLIGSYALFIYIFSIVLLILTLIPGIGYLPSGRGARSWLKLGPITLQASEFSKLATVILLGQYLVLKEKEMHKITVLIIPFIICLVPMLFIILQPDFGTAVSFLPMLFTMLYLGGADILHIGSLLTFGGISLMVPMYLAYSQLTLVQPLIDLLRKDNKTELVSIVNQLQGKIWLILDGKKVSGLTLPGIENPKNLQMIREAADIVKDEYASLGFKILSNEAFMFGLGGTLALISLVMIFIRIARGSKNLRNYYITIGILGLSILSAIAVHKSIPFRENQVIRLTAFLNPDQFKQGAGYQLRASKPAVGSGKVFGKGLFHGEMTEGRIPHVPESGTDFIFASWAEQTGFFGSVLLLFFLMSIPLRGLQISFESKDRFGSLLAAGIVAMIFFHIAINVGIVIGLLPVTGVPLTFMSYGGSHLVMAMTAVGIILSIKKRKFAN